A part of Methanohalobium evestigatum Z-7303 genomic DNA contains:
- a CDS encoding succinate dehydrogenase/fumarate reductase iron-sulfur subunit, with translation MVTLNIKRQEDDKIWYDTFQVDEKPGMNVLEALFEIQEKQDGSLCFRFACRGAVCGSCAMLINKVPRLACKKLVGDVKKEDISSLKSDQILTSPQFSKESNDRILIEPLPNLGVIRDLVVDMEHFYSLVDSVQPWITAEENYDDQHLIEPATQKKLEKYTNCILCAVCHGICPAAARDDKYLSPAGLARAWRFQLDPRDSEKSKLQRYNIVDSLSGVWGCDLVYKCVAVCPKKVPPTKAIKQMRRQISEK, from the coding sequence ATGGTTACTTTAAACATCAAACGTCAGGAAGATGATAAAATCTGGTATGATACATTCCAGGTGGATGAAAAACCCGGAATGAATGTTTTGGAAGCATTATTTGAAATACAGGAAAAACAGGATGGAAGTCTTTGTTTTAGGTTTGCCTGCAGGGGTGCGGTATGTGGTAGTTGTGCCATGCTTATAAATAAAGTGCCTCGACTTGCCTGCAAAAAACTGGTAGGGGATGTAAAAAAAGAGGATATATCCAGTCTGAAATCCGACCAGATTCTCACCTCTCCGCAATTCAGTAAAGAATCAAATGATAGGATATTGATAGAACCGTTACCCAATCTCGGGGTAATACGAGACCTCGTTGTTGATATGGAACATTTCTACAGCCTTGTGGATTCAGTGCAACCATGGATAACGGCAGAGGAAAATTATGATGACCAACACCTAATAGAGCCAGCAACCCAGAAAAAATTGGAAAAATATACCAACTGTATCCTGTGTGCGGTATGTCATGGTATATGTCCGGCTGCAGCAAGAGATGATAAATATTTAAGTCCTGCAGGGCTTGCCAGAGCATGGAGATTTCAGTTAGATCCGAGGGATTCAGAAAAAAGCAAGCTTCAACGGTATAATATCGTCGATTCTTTATCAGGTGTATGGGGTTGTGATTTGGTCTATAAATGTGTCGCAGTTTGTCCCAAAAAAGTACCACCAACCAAAGCAATTAAACAAATGCGCAGACAAATATCTGAAAAATAA
- a CDS encoding FAD-dependent oxidoreductase — protein sequence MIYHDVIVIGGGLSGLRAALEAHKKGADVAIISKVPPIRSHSVAAQGGINASLGDDDSWEAHAWDTVKGSDYLADQDAVEILCKEATEIVLEMDNWGTSFSRTQDGKIAQRPFGGAGFPRTCYAGDKTGHNLLYTLQEQVLKAGIKVHPEWMVTRLVTDGGRCTGFVAINIFNSEPDVFKVKITVIATGGYGRIYKRSTNSIINRGFGIGLAYRAGVPLQDMEFVQFHPTTLWDSNILITEGVRGEGGYLYNKNHQRFMKSYAPESIELAPRDIVARAIQTEINEGRGISNEYVHLDITHLDPQLIKERLSGIREISMDFAGVDPIKEPIPVQPGQHYSMGGILSSINGKTPIDGLYAVGECACISVHGANRLGGNSLLDTLVFGKRAGQHAAESIQDRDIPQDENLMKELENEKHFLSDLFGESGEDFATVRNELKNIMQEKVGVFRNHENLEHAIEDIKNLKYRAQKIKVKSRAKSFNLELLDAIELKGMVDIAHVIATGALARQESRGAHYRTDFTERDDNNWTKHTIAYYTPQGPRLEYRDVTITSFYSEKREY from the coding sequence ATGATATATCATGATGTTATTGTTATTGGCGGAGGACTTTCAGGACTCAGGGCGGCACTTGAGGCACATAAAAAGGGTGCTGATGTAGCTATAATATCAAAAGTCCCACCTATACGTAGTCATTCAGTGGCTGCACAGGGAGGTATCAATGCTTCTCTGGGTGATGATGATAGCTGGGAAGCTCATGCATGGGATACAGTAAAAGGCAGCGACTATCTTGCTGATCAGGATGCAGTGGAAATATTATGTAAAGAAGCTACTGAGATAGTACTTGAGATGGATAACTGGGGAACATCTTTCTCAAGAACTCAGGATGGCAAAATAGCCCAGAGACCGTTTGGAGGGGCAGGTTTTCCAAGAACATGCTATGCTGGGGATAAGACCGGACATAATCTACTGTATACTTTACAAGAACAGGTTCTAAAAGCAGGAATCAAAGTTCATCCTGAGTGGATGGTTACCAGACTGGTTACAGATGGTGGTAGATGTACCGGATTTGTAGCAATCAATATATTCAATTCGGAACCTGATGTGTTTAAGGTAAAAATAACAGTTATTGCTACAGGTGGATATGGACGAATCTACAAACGCTCTACAAATTCTATTATCAACAGGGGTTTTGGTATAGGTCTGGCTTACAGAGCAGGTGTGCCTCTACAGGATATGGAATTTGTACAGTTCCATCCCACAACATTATGGGATTCCAATATACTGATTACTGAAGGTGTTCGGGGAGAAGGTGGGTATCTTTACAATAAAAACCATCAACGTTTTATGAAATCCTATGCTCCAGAATCTATAGAACTGGCGCCAAGAGATATAGTAGCAAGAGCCATACAGACTGAAATCAATGAAGGAAGAGGCATCTCTAACGAGTACGTTCATCTTGATATCACACATCTTGACCCGCAGTTAATAAAGGAGAGATTGAGCGGTATACGTGAAATTTCAATGGATTTTGCAGGAGTAGACCCCATAAAAGAACCGATTCCTGTACAGCCCGGTCAGCATTATTCTATGGGAGGTATTTTATCGAGTATAAACGGAAAAACACCTATAGATGGATTGTATGCTGTGGGTGAATGTGCCTGTATAAGTGTTCACGGTGCAAATAGGCTTGGTGGTAATTCCCTCCTTGACACCCTTGTTTTTGGTAAAAGAGCAGGTCAACATGCTGCAGAATCGATACAGGATAGAGATATACCCCAAGATGAAAATCTTATGAAGGAACTTGAAAATGAGAAACATTTCCTCTCAGATTTGTTTGGTGAATCCGGTGAAGATTTTGCTACTGTCAGAAATGAATTAAAGAATATTATGCAGGAAAAGGTGGGTGTATTCAGAAATCATGAAAACCTTGAACATGCAATAGAAGACATTAAAAATCTGAAATACAGGGCTCAAAAAATCAAAGTAAAAAGCAGAGCTAAATCTTTCAATTTGGAACTTTTGGATGCAATTGAACTGAAAGGAATGGTCGATATCGCACATGTTATAGCTACAGGAGCACTGGCAAGACAGGAGAGCAGAGGAGCTCATTACCGTACTGATTTTACTGAAAGGGACGATAACAACTGGACAAAACATACGATTGCTTACTACACTCCCCAAGGTCCCAGATTGGAATACAGGGATGTAACAATAACAAGTTTCTATTCAGAAAAGAGGGAGTATTAA
- a CDS encoding class II fumarate hydratase, which yields MVHIERDTLGDVEVPDDVYYGPQTARAVINFKISNHQLPVEFIRAQAVIKWASAKSNIRTGKLNPEIGNTIISAASEVRDGKFNDQFVVDAFQSGAGTSQNMNANEVIANRALEILGYEKGRYDIIHPNDHVNMSQSSNDTTHTAIHIAAMESLNSRLIPILKQLYNDFKTKSAEFNNVVKPGRTHLQDAVPITLGQEFSGYTRMLEMGIERLYNSIDRLAELNMGGTAVGTGLNAPEGFGYIAVEEVNRITGLDFKLADNYFEATQSAESILELSSVLRGLAVSLIKIADDFRLFSSGPRTALGEIQLPAVQPGSSIMPGKVNPVMAEMLNMVCYQVMGNDTAIMMASRSGQMDLNVFTPVLAHNLLDSIQIMSGGLESFNNRCLKGITANIKHCENLAESSLSLATALAPKIGYEKAAEVAYQAYNEGKTVRQVILEKDLLVESEVDELLDLIKMTGAGT from the coding sequence ATGGTACATATAGAACGTGATACACTGGGGGATGTTGAAGTACCTGATGATGTCTATTATGGACCACAGACTGCACGTGCTGTAATCAATTTCAAAATAAGTAACCATCAATTGCCTGTTGAATTTATCAGGGCTCAGGCTGTAATTAAATGGGCGTCTGCAAAATCCAATATCAGAACGGGCAAATTAAATCCAGAGATAGGAAATACGATTATTTCTGCAGCATCTGAGGTAAGGGATGGGAAATTTAATGACCAATTTGTAGTGGATGCATTCCAATCGGGTGCAGGGACATCTCAGAATATGAATGCAAATGAGGTTATCGCAAACCGTGCACTGGAGATATTGGGCTATGAAAAAGGAAGATACGATATAATTCATCCCAATGACCATGTAAATATGTCCCAATCATCCAATGATACAACACATACAGCCATCCATATAGCAGCAATGGAATCTCTTAACAGCAGGTTGATACCAATCCTTAAACAACTCTATAATGATTTTAAAACAAAATCCGCTGAATTCAATAATGTTGTAAAGCCCGGAAGAACGCATCTTCAAGATGCAGTTCCCATTACACTGGGTCAGGAATTTAGCGGTTATACCAGAATGCTGGAGATGGGTATTGAACGTTTATATAACTCAATAGACAGACTGGCAGAATTGAACATGGGTGGTACTGCTGTGGGTACAGGATTAAACGCACCTGAAGGTTTTGGATATATTGCAGTAGAAGAAGTAAATCGTATTACAGGTCTTGATTTCAAATTGGCTGATAATTATTTTGAAGCCACCCAGAGTGCAGAATCCATCCTTGAACTATCTTCAGTTCTTCGTGGACTTGCTGTTAGCCTTATAAAAATAGCAGATGATTTTAGACTTTTTTCCAGTGGTCCCAGAACAGCTTTGGGTGAAATTCAACTTCCAGCGGTACAACCGGGTTCATCTATAATGCCCGGAAAGGTCAATCCTGTAATGGCTGAAATGCTTAACATGGTCTGTTATCAGGTTATGGGAAATGATACTGCGATAATGATGGCATCCCGGTCTGGGCAAATGGATTTGAATGTTTTTACACCAGTTTTAGCACATAACCTGCTCGATTCCATACAGATAATGTCTGGTGGCCTTGAATCATTTAACAACCGGTGCTTAAAAGGAATCACTGCAAACATAAAGCATTGTGAAAATCTGGCTGAATCCAGTTTGTCACTTGCAACTGCACTGGCTCCTAAAATTGGATATGAAAAAGCTGCAGAGGTAGCCTATCAGGCTTACAACGAGGGTAAAACAGTACGACAGGTTATACTTGAAAAGGATTTGCTTGTTGAAAGTGAGGTGGATGAACTACTTGACCTTATTAAAATGACAGGGGCAGGAACATGA
- a CDS encoding cupin domain-containing protein produces MQKFSLNDYMVEPEGKIAKRVIYNDKNTLAFLLNIASGQSLPNHTHFDCTVLLQVIKGEAVVNVDGEPVSMNESELLQIDGSEEMSVDNTGQNVLILYVTISPQPPSENYLVDADL; encoded by the coding sequence ATGCAAAAGTTTTCATTAAATGATTATATGGTAGAGCCAGAAGGAAAAATTGCAAAGCGTGTAATTTACAATGATAAGAATACACTGGCTTTCTTATTAAATATAGCATCTGGTCAGTCACTGCCCAACCATACCCATTTTGATTGTACTGTACTTTTACAGGTAATTAAAGGCGAAGCAGTGGTTAATGTTGACGGTGAGCCAGTATCTATGAATGAAAGTGAGTTGTTACAAATAGATGGGTCTGAGGAAATGTCTGTTGATAATACAGGACAAAATGTACTTATTCTATATGTAACAATATCTCCACAACCACCATCAGAAAACTATTTGGTCGATGCTGACTTATAA
- a CDS encoding RNA-guided endonuclease InsQ/TnpB family protein, with amino-acid sequence MILTYKIKHNRGFSEELAKAKQVAEYGIKYRTRSSKDVKHIGLKSAISNQILKKYAKDKSAKKVTSVKLTIPNQKIELRRNERKIRIVPLKLKLKYHFPDNFEKINQIEVGEKYVYVSVTVHEREQIEPENYLGVDLNTTGHIAVMSNPKTGKIWKLGKKAQHIHLKYKNDRRKLQVKGKYKKVKQVNDRESRIVRDLNQKISSRIVETAAANNCGIRMENLKGIRDSAKCKKSFKYSLHSWSFYQLQFMLEYKARLLGVKIEFVDPEYTSQDCSRYGYLDIRNGELFKCPHCGHVDHADANAAFNIAMRFGGQCGADRDASYGSTGAPQVATV; translated from the coding sequence TTGATACTGACTTATAAAATCAAACATAATCGGGGTTTCTCTGAAGAACTTGCAAAAGCTAAGCAAGTAGCCGAATATGGTATCAAATATCGTACTCGTTCGTCTAAAGATGTCAAGCATATCGGATTGAAATCGGCTATTTCAAATCAGATTCTCAAGAAATATGCTAAAGACAAATCCGCTAAAAAGGTAACCAGTGTTAAACTGACAATACCTAACCAAAAAATCGAACTTAGAAGAAACGAAAGAAAGATAAGGATAGTACCTTTGAAGTTGAAACTGAAATACCATTTCCCTGATAATTTTGAAAAAATCAACCAGATTGAAGTCGGTGAAAAATACGTTTATGTGTCGGTGACCGTACATGAGAGAGAGCAAATAGAACCGGAGAATTATCTGGGTGTCGATTTGAATACAACCGGACATATAGCTGTGATGTCAAATCCAAAGACTGGTAAAATCTGGAAACTGGGTAAAAAAGCACAGCATATACATCTGAAATATAAAAACGACCGTAGGAAACTACAGGTCAAAGGGAAATATAAGAAGGTTAAACAGGTCAATGACAGAGAGTCAAGGATTGTCAGGGATCTGAACCAAAAAATCAGTTCCAGGATAGTGGAAACCGCTGCTGCCAATAACTGTGGTATCAGGATGGAGAACCTGAAAGGTATAAGGGATTCTGCAAAATGTAAAAAATCGTTCAAATACTCCCTGCACAGCTGGTCATTCTATCAACTACAATTTATGTTGGAATACAAAGCCAGGCTGCTTGGAGTTAAAATTGAATTTGTAGATCCTGAGTATACCTCGCAGGATTGCAGTAGGTACGGTTATCTGGATATTAGAAACGGTGAATTGTTCAAGTGTCCTCATTGTGGGCACGTTGATCATGCGGACGCAAACGCGGCGTTCAATATAGCTATGCGTTTCGGTGGTCAATGCGGTGCAGACAGAGATGCATCGTACGGGAGTACTGGTGCCCCGCAAGTGGCAACGGTGTGA
- a CDS encoding PAS domain S-box protein, whose amino-acid sequence MSEGVCIFEIIYDSNGYPTDYMIIDSNSAYESIIGYRKEDLAGSKASDIFGTEYIPHLYTYAKIAETGKQTNFETYCPYIGKHYRVSIISPEKGKFITILTDITGQNEIDDELKAVYENVPVVIMLVDSDRRILKLNKNAELFAGSSAKNLKGLRGGDALGCLHSLDDPEGCGFGPHCKNCKVRNTVLDTFNTGTNYNNVEVNLPFIVNGYEKHLTLLLSTSFINTDNQPKVLVSIQDITDKKTLEKNICEKDSLLKDITENIWDMVCLADKNCNFVYVSPSHEHHLGYHFEDLVDKNIFEFIHPDDLKHIEKLYFEFLQTLNPIRSECRFRHSKGHYVWLETSVNVVYDDYGDIKYFVFNSRDITERKETEEKLKYKEEILELALNSTSLAVWDCDIKKGELYFSEQFSKLLDCGNKELVLDTQTWWNLIHPDDVNRVSKALNDYYAGRTTVFESEYRIKDNSGKWLWLLDKGKITKRDNSGNSERLTGVILDITDKVEREEKIREYANKIKESKITREKELHHRIKNNLQVISSLLNLQSEKFEDEDVVEAFKDTQNRVISMSFVHQKLYQTNNLDNLNSKDYIKELVSYLTNLYNKNNIDLNIDVQNCYFGIDIIIPLGMLINELVSNSLKYAFPEGESGKVDIQLYKNYKECYTLIIADNGRGIPENIDIRDAETLGFQLVSSLVNQVNGDFEIYSGNGTMFIIEFSG is encoded by the coding sequence ATGAGTGAAGGGGTTTGTATTTTTGAAATCATCTATGACAGTAATGGCTATCCAACAGACTACATGATAATAGATTCTAATTCGGCATACGAATCAATTATTGGTTATAGAAAAGAAGATTTAGCAGGTAGTAAAGCTTCAGACATTTTTGGCACCGAATATATACCACACCTTTATACATATGCAAAAATAGCTGAAACCGGCAAACAAACTAATTTTGAAACCTATTGTCCATATATTGGTAAACATTATCGTGTTTCTATAATATCCCCTGAAAAAGGAAAGTTCATCACCATATTAACCGATATCACAGGCCAGAATGAAATAGATGATGAACTTAAAGCAGTCTATGAAAACGTACCAGTAGTTATAATGCTGGTCGATTCTGACAGAAGAATTCTGAAACTAAATAAAAACGCGGAGTTATTTGCCGGTTCATCTGCTAAAAATCTGAAAGGTTTAAGAGGCGGAGATGCTCTGGGATGTCTACATTCACTGGATGACCCTGAAGGCTGTGGATTCGGACCGCATTGTAAAAATTGTAAAGTAAGAAATACAGTCCTTGATACATTTAATACTGGTACAAATTATAATAATGTAGAGGTAAATTTACCTTTTATAGTAAATGGTTATGAAAAACATCTGACCCTCCTTTTGTCAACTTCATTTATCAATACAGATAACCAGCCAAAAGTCCTTGTAAGTATTCAGGATATTACTGATAAGAAAACGTTAGAAAAAAACATCTGTGAAAAAGACAGCCTTCTAAAAGACATAACAGAAAACATATGGGATATGGTCTGTCTTGCAGATAAAAATTGTAATTTCGTATATGTCTCACCATCACATGAACATCATCTTGGATATCATTTTGAGGATTTAGTTGATAAAAATATATTTGAATTCATCCACCCTGATGATTTGAAACATATAGAAAAACTGTACTTTGAATTTTTACAGACATTAAACCCTATAAGGTCAGAATGCAGGTTCCGCCACTCAAAAGGTCATTATGTCTGGTTAGAGACAAGTGTCAATGTTGTTTATGACGATTACGGTGATATCAAATATTTTGTTTTTAATAGTCGCGATATAACCGAACGCAAAGAGACCGAAGAGAAATTAAAATATAAAGAAGAAATATTAGAACTTGCATTAAATAGTACTTCTTTAGCTGTTTGGGACTGTGATATAAAGAAAGGAGAGTTGTATTTCAGTGAACAGTTTTCTAAGCTCTTAGACTGTGGCAATAAAGAATTGGTACTTGATACACAGACATGGTGGAATCTAATACATCCTGATGATGTAAATCGTGTATCAAAAGCGTTAAATGATTATTACGCTGGGAGAACAACTGTTTTCGAAAGTGAATACCGTATTAAGGATAACTCTGGAAAATGGTTATGGTTACTTGACAAAGGAAAAATAACTAAAAGAGATAATTCTGGAAATTCAGAAAGATTGACAGGCGTCATTTTAGATATAACAGATAAAGTCGAAAGAGAAGAAAAAATTCGAGAATATGCAAACAAAATTAAAGAATCAAAAATCACAAGAGAAAAAGAACTCCACCACAGGATTAAAAATAACCTTCAGGTGATTTCCAGTTTGCTCAATCTTCAATCAGAAAAATTTGAAGATGAAGATGTGGTTGAAGCATTTAAAGATACACAAAACCGTGTTATATCAATGTCTTTCGTGCATCAGAAACTGTATCAGACAAATAATTTAGACAACCTAAATTCAAAAGATTATATTAAAGAGCTTGTAAGTTATCTGACAAACCTGTATAATAAGAACAACATTGACCTAAATATAGATGTCCAGAATTGCTATTTTGGAATCGATATTATCATACCGCTCGGGATGCTGATTAATGAACTTGTTTCCAATTCTTTAAAATATGCTTTCCCTGAAGGTGAATCTGGCAAAGTGGATATTCAACTCTATAAAAATTACAAAGAATGTTATACACTAATTATAGCCGATAATGGTAGGGGTATACCTGAAAATATTGATATTAGAGATGCAGAAACTCTTGGTTTTCAGCTTGTGAGCAGTTTAGTGAATCAGGTTAATGGTGATTTTGAAATATATTCAGGTAATGGTACAATGTTTATTATAGAATTCAGCGGTTGA
- a CDS encoding phosphoadenylyl-sulfate reductase, translating into MSRQILKSSEEINQLAEQLDDENPQTIISYALDKYTPNISISFSGAEDVVLIDMAKKIRDDISVFTLDTGRLYPETYRFIEEICDYYNIDIDVYMPDRESTEKLVKEKGLFSFYNDGHNECCSVRKIAPLKRALDGLDAWVTGQRKDQSPSRSDLPVVQIDSAFGGGELVKFNPLANWTLKQVWQYIFENDVPYNKLHEKGYISIGCEPCTRPVTPGQHEREGRWWWEEATKKECGLHSGNIKK; encoded by the coding sequence ATGTCCAGACAAATATTAAAATCATCAGAAGAAATTAATCAATTAGCTGAACAACTTGATGATGAAAACCCTCAAACAATCATTTCTTATGCACTTGATAAATATACACCCAACATTTCAATATCATTTAGCGGAGCAGAAGACGTAGTTCTTATAGACATGGCTAAAAAAATAAGGGATGACATAAGTGTATTTACTCTTGATACAGGACGACTGTATCCAGAGACCTACCGGTTTATAGAAGAGATATGCGACTATTACAATATTGATATAGATGTATATATGCCCGACCGTGAATCCACAGAGAAACTCGTGAAAGAAAAAGGGTTGTTCTCTTTTTACAATGATGGGCATAATGAATGCTGCAGCGTCAGAAAAATAGCACCCCTAAAACGAGCACTCGATGGTCTGGATGCATGGGTCACAGGGCAGAGGAAAGACCAGAGTCCAAGCCGGTCTGACCTTCCTGTCGTCCAAATCGACTCCGCTTTTGGTGGCGGTGAACTTGTGAAATTTAACCCTCTGGCTAACTGGACTCTTAAACAGGTATGGCAGTATATATTCGAGAATGACGTCCCCTACAACAAACTCCATGAAAAGGGCTACATTAGTATTGGATGTGAACCGTGTACAAGACCCGTTACTCCGGGACAGCATGAACGTGAAGGTCGGTGGTGGTGGGAAGAAGCCACCAAAAAAGAATGCGGTCTTCATTCAGGAAATATTAAAAAATGA
- a CDS encoding peptidyl-tRNA hydrolase, translating to MFYKLTKFVENLFPKNPTSEYIQVIVYCTKADLSSGDLSKKICDVSKKSSNKAPEKNLDIWNFNNNRDKQLLKCDDFSEMEEIFEEAEYGGVPASSICNVDNNIVLIAIGPDKTERISELTTNLERI from the coding sequence ATGTTCTATAAATTAACCAAATTTGTTGAAAATTTATTTCCTAAAAACCCAACTTCTGAATATATACAGGTTATCGTTTACTGTACAAAAGCTGATTTATCATCAGGTGATTTATCTAAAAAAATATGTGATGTATCCAAAAAATCCAGTAATAAAGCACCTGAAAAAAATCTGGATATTTGGAATTTTAATAACAATCGGGATAAACAATTATTAAAATGTGATGATTTTTCGGAAATGGAGGAAATATTTGAAGAAGCTGAATATGGTGGAGTTCCAGCAAGTTCTATATGTAATGTTGATAACAACATCGTTTTAATTGCTATAGGACCTGATAAAACAGAAAGAATATCTGAATTAACAACCAACCTTGAAAGGATTTAA
- a CDS encoding RNA-guided endonuclease InsQ/TnpB family protein, with protein MKFTTKNYLRMNKQQYWIVDTLSKLSKNLYNVGVYNVRQYYFYNNKFLPYTNNYHYCKNNDNYSLLYSDNAQQVLKIVDRTFKSYFRLLKERKKGNYNRPINTPGYLDKNGRFVLIYPAQRMSIKGRYFKLGMSREFKKQYNLNGDELTFKLPDHINPDELKEVRIVPKHDGKFYQIQYVYDKKPQDMNLDKNQYLSIDLGLDNFATFVETSTGTAEIIDGKHIKSINQFYNKEKAKLQGVKDKQSMEHKFTKRLSRLTNKRDNKVDEFLNRSVDYIVKTCIDKDIGNIVIGELKEIKQEQNIGKKNNQNFQSIPYFLFKSKLQSKCDLYGINYIEEDESYTSKTDALALEPIRKHEEYMGRRIKRGLFKSSTGQLINADVNGALNILRKVVGDSIQRITDRGLVSRPERIRVTFEPEKRPAFSRIKLSV; from the coding sequence ATGAAATTCACCACCAAAAACTATCTACGGATGAACAAGCAGCAGTACTGGATAGTTGACACTTTGAGTAAACTATCCAAGAACCTGTATAATGTCGGGGTGTACAATGTCCGACAGTATTATTTCTACAATAACAAGTTCTTACCGTACACCAATAATTACCATTATTGTAAAAATAATGATAACTACAGCCTGTTATATAGCGATAATGCTCAACAGGTTCTCAAAATCGTAGATAGGACTTTCAAGAGCTATTTCAGACTGCTCAAAGAAAGGAAAAAAGGAAACTACAACCGACCCATTAATACACCAGGTTACTTGGACAAAAATGGGCGGTTTGTATTGATATATCCCGCTCAAAGAATGTCTATTAAGGGTAGATATTTCAAACTAGGCATGAGTAGGGAATTCAAAAAACAATATAATCTTAATGGTGATGAATTAACTTTCAAATTACCAGACCATATCAATCCTGATGAATTAAAAGAAGTCAGGATTGTTCCAAAACATGACGGTAAATTCTACCAGATTCAGTATGTTTATGATAAAAAACCACAAGACATGAATCTGGACAAAAATCAATATCTATCAATCGATTTAGGTCTTGATAATTTTGCAACCTTTGTGGAAACATCCACAGGTACAGCCGAGATAATTGACGGTAAACACATCAAATCCATTAACCAGTTCTACAACAAAGAAAAGGCAAAGTTGCAGGGTGTGAAAGACAAACAGAGTATGGAACACAAGTTCACCAAAAGATTGAGTAGGCTTACTAATAAGCGAGATAACAAGGTGGACGAGTTCCTGAACAGGTCGGTTGATTACATTGTTAAAACATGTATAGATAAAGACATCGGCAACATTGTTATCGGTGAACTGAAAGAAATCAAACAGGAACAGAATATCGGTAAAAAGAACAATCAGAATTTCCAGAGCATACCATATTTCCTGTTCAAAAGTAAACTACAGTCCAAATGTGATTTGTACGGAATCAACTACATAGAAGAGGACGAATCCTATACCAGTAAAACCGATGCACTTGCTCTGGAACCCATCAGAAAACATGAAGAATATATGGGTAGAAGAATCAAGAGAGGACTGTTCAAGTCTTCCACCGGTCAATTGATCAATGCCGATGTCAACGGTGCACTGAATATCTTGAGAAAAGTAGTCGGTGATTCCATCCAAAGGATAACCGATAGAGGTCTCGTCAGCAGACCGGAGAGAATAAGGGTTACTTTCGAACCTGAAAAGCGACCAGCCTTCTCTCGAATTAAATTGTCAGTTTAA